Proteins from a genomic interval of Lolium perenne isolate Kyuss_39 chromosome 1, Kyuss_2.0, whole genome shotgun sequence:
- the LOC127312793 gene encoding uncharacterized protein has translation MANRHYVFADDLEIPPTRRPTPERMIPPGLPPADGQDPPEGWTPIRIQCQYVTEPDGTPSTLLLYGRPCAAPAPQHHWPDASTDDRPERYDGRRWSPEPLEVEGATRVVRLAEMLSLDQLQADDEYQQLVEDVSDEARRFGDLVKVVIPRPGPGADPVVAGAGKVFLEYACLDHALRCWDRMDGRWFARRQIVAGFYPEDMFAAGDYSCDGQN, from the exons ATGGCCAACCGCCACTACGTTTTCGCGGATGACTTGGAAATCCCCCCAACGAGAAGGCCAACCCCAGAGAGGATGATCCCTCCTGGCTTGCCGCCGGCCGACGGTCAGGACCCCCCGGAG GGGTGGACTCCGATCCGTATTCAGTGTCAGTACGTCACGGAACCCGACGGCACTCCGTCCACCCTGCTCCTCTACGGCAGGCCATGCGCTGCACCTGCACCTCAGCACCACTGGCCAGACGCAAGCACCGATGACCGACCCGAGCGGTATGATGGTCGCCGGTGGTCACCCGAGCCTCTCGAAGTCGAAGGAGCGACGAGGGTGGTGCGCCTTGCCGAGAtgctctcgctggaccagctccaagccgACGACGAGTACCAGCAGTTGGTGGAAGATGTCTCGGATGAGGCGCGCAGGTTCGGGGACCTGGTGAAGGTCGTGATCCCGCGGCCTGGTCCTGGTGCTGATCCGGTGGTCGCCGGAGCCGGGAAGGTGTTCCTGGAGTACGCGTGCCTCGACCACGCGCTCCGATGTTGGGACCGCATGGATGGCAGGTGGTTTGCTCGGAGGCAAATTGTCGCTGGGTTCTACCCTGAGGACATGTTTGCTGCCGGAGACTACAGCTGTGACGGACAGAATTAG